In the Vitis vinifera cultivar Pinot Noir 40024 chromosome 2, ASM3070453v1 genome, one interval contains:
- the LOC100253987 gene encoding cinnamoyl-CoA reductase-like SNL6 isoform X1: MALAPVSPHHTSPIVCVMDASSTLGSTLVGSLLLRGYTVHAAVQNHAGEIQLLNGLSCDTQKLKIFHSDPFDYQSIMDALKGCSGLFYTFEPPHDQTSYDELMADVEVRAAHNVIEACAQTETIEKVVFTSSVTAVVWRDDRKSIPSDLDETHWTDINFSRKFKLWHAMSKTLAEKSAWALAMDRGVNMVSVNAGLLMAPDLTITHPYLKGAAEMYEDGVFVTVSVDFLVDAHICVFEDVSSYGRYLCFNHIINNNEDALKLAKTLAPSAPSPPQSCDRDMKMIQQRISNKKLNKLMVNFAGGPKDRMV; encoded by the exons atGGCACTGGCTCCAGTTTCTCCACACCACACGTCTCCAATTGTGTGTGTAATGGACGCCTCCAGCACCCTCGGCTCCACTCTCGTCGGCAGCCTCCTCCTAAGAGGCTATACGGTCCATGCTGCGGTCCAAAACCATG CAGGTGAAATTCAACTGTTGAATGGGCTTTCTTGTGATACCCAGAAGCTGAAGATCTTTCACTCTGATCCCTTCGACTACCAGAGCATAATGGACGCGCTCAAGGGCTGCTCCGGCTTGTTTTACACCTTCGAGCCTCCCCATGACCAGACTTCCTATGAT GAACTAATGGCAGACGTGGAAGTGAGAGCAGCCCACAATGTAATTGAAGCATGCGCACAAACAGAGACAATAGAGAAAGTAGTTTTCACATCATCAGTAACTGCAGTCGTTTGGAGGGATGATCGTAAATCAATACCATCCGATTTGGACGAGACACATTGGACGGACATCAATTTTTCTCGTAAATTCAag TTGTGGCATGCGATGTCGAAGACGCTGGCCGAGAAGAGTGCATGGGCCTTGGCCATGGACAGGGGAGTTAATATGGTGTCTGTCAATGCAGGATTGTTGATGGCTCCTGATCTCACCATCACTCATCCCTATTTAAAAGGAGCGGCTGAGATGTACGAAGATGGCGTTTTCGTGACCGTTAGTGTTGACTTCTTGGTGGATGCCCACATCTGCGTCTTCGAGGATGTCTCATCCTACGGTCGATATTTGTGCTTCAACCATATCATCAATAACAATGAAGATGCCCTTAAGCTTGCCAAAACGTTGGCTCCATCTGCTCCTTCACCACCTCAGAG CTGCGACCGGGATATGAAGATGATCCAGCAGAGAATAAGCAACAAGAAGCTGAACAAACTGATGGTCAATTTCGCGGGTGGGCCCAAGGACAGGATGGTCTGA
- the LOC100253987 gene encoding cinnamoyl-CoA reductase-like SNL6 isoform X2, whose protein sequence is MALAPVSPHHTSPIVCVMDASSTLGSTLVGSLLLRGYTVHAAVQNHGEIQLLNGLSCDTQKLKIFHSDPFDYQSIMDALKGCSGLFYTFEPPHDQTSYDELMADVEVRAAHNVIEACAQTETIEKVVFTSSVTAVVWRDDRKSIPSDLDETHWTDINFSRKFKLWHAMSKTLAEKSAWALAMDRGVNMVSVNAGLLMAPDLTITHPYLKGAAEMYEDGVFVTVSVDFLVDAHICVFEDVSSYGRYLCFNHIINNNEDALKLAKTLAPSAPSPPQSCDRDMKMIQQRISNKKLNKLMVNFAGGPKDRMV, encoded by the exons atGGCACTGGCTCCAGTTTCTCCACACCACACGTCTCCAATTGTGTGTGTAATGGACGCCTCCAGCACCCTCGGCTCCACTCTCGTCGGCAGCCTCCTCCTAAGAGGCTATACGGTCCATGCTGCGGTCCAAAACCATG GTGAAATTCAACTGTTGAATGGGCTTTCTTGTGATACCCAGAAGCTGAAGATCTTTCACTCTGATCCCTTCGACTACCAGAGCATAATGGACGCGCTCAAGGGCTGCTCCGGCTTGTTTTACACCTTCGAGCCTCCCCATGACCAGACTTCCTATGAT GAACTAATGGCAGACGTGGAAGTGAGAGCAGCCCACAATGTAATTGAAGCATGCGCACAAACAGAGACAATAGAGAAAGTAGTTTTCACATCATCAGTAACTGCAGTCGTTTGGAGGGATGATCGTAAATCAATACCATCCGATTTGGACGAGACACATTGGACGGACATCAATTTTTCTCGTAAATTCAag TTGTGGCATGCGATGTCGAAGACGCTGGCCGAGAAGAGTGCATGGGCCTTGGCCATGGACAGGGGAGTTAATATGGTGTCTGTCAATGCAGGATTGTTGATGGCTCCTGATCTCACCATCACTCATCCCTATTTAAAAGGAGCGGCTGAGATGTACGAAGATGGCGTTTTCGTGACCGTTAGTGTTGACTTCTTGGTGGATGCCCACATCTGCGTCTTCGAGGATGTCTCATCCTACGGTCGATATTTGTGCTTCAACCATATCATCAATAACAATGAAGATGCCCTTAAGCTTGCCAAAACGTTGGCTCCATCTGCTCCTTCACCACCTCAGAG CTGCGACCGGGATATGAAGATGATCCAGCAGAGAATAAGCAACAAGAAGCTGAACAAACTGATGGTCAATTTCGCGGGTGGGCCCAAGGACAGGATGGTCTGA